Proteins encoded together in one Lysinibacillus sp. FSL K6-0232 window:
- a CDS encoding TrkA C-terminal domain-containing protein, which yields MNLEKNVQLKQPKYQQIAIDLASKIVERKYRIGDKIYARSSLASQYNVSAETARRAIAVLQDLEIVEASKGSGVIIKSYEKAAQFVRQFHDVQSIHEIQNELLTSIHKQQQELITLQEKAKQLISRTEHFRSVNPFIPYQLELTADSPCIHQTVQALNFWQNTASTIVGIRRGNELLISPGPYVSFEEGDVIYFIGNDESFARVQSFLYPN from the coding sequence ATGAACTTAGAAAAAAACGTTCAACTCAAGCAACCAAAATATCAGCAAATAGCCATTGATCTTGCTTCGAAGATTGTCGAAAGAAAATATCGTATTGGCGATAAAATCTATGCACGCTCCTCTCTTGCAAGTCAGTATAATGTTTCAGCTGAAACAGCAAGAAGAGCGATAGCCGTTTTACAAGACCTAGAAATTGTTGAAGCTTCAAAAGGGAGCGGTGTTATCATTAAATCGTATGAAAAAGCGGCGCAGTTTGTTCGACAATTTCATGATGTGCAATCCATCCATGAAATACAAAATGAACTTTTGACAAGCATTCACAAGCAACAGCAAGAACTTATCACGTTGCAGGAAAAGGCAAAGCAGCTTATTAGTCGCACGGAGCATTTCCGTTCGGTTAATCCATTTATTCCTTATCAATTAGAGCTAACTGCTGATAGTCCATGCATCCACCAAACTGTGCAAGCCTTAAACTTTTGGCAAAATACTGCTAGCACAATTGTTGGTATTCGACGTGGCAATGAATTATTAATATCCCCTGGTCCCTATGTATCTTTTGAAGAGGGTGACGTCATTTATTTTATTGGTAATGATGAAAGCTTTGCTCGAGTTCAAAGTTTTTTATATCCGAATTAA
- the solA gene encoding N-methyl-L-tryptophan oxidase, producing MLYDVVIVGAGSMGMAAGYYLARAGKKVLLLDAFNPPHEEGSHHGDTRIIRFAYGEGTSYVPFVKRAGELWQELESLVDERLFLQTGVVNIGEPTSSSIQNVKASAQLYHLALECYSAEEAMEKWPGLALPANLVACFEPTAGVLRVEACIQAYKKLALAAGATLQTNDKVLAIQAGDIVHIQTANTTYQAKQLIVTAGAWATELLATMNISIPVTPTRKTFAWFEADEQLYRDAVFPAYGIELADSFYYGFPSIDGVGLKLGRHDGGEAVDPNEPLHPFDDNDREDLQQFIQQFMPQHGAFKYGKTCKYSMTPDEDFIIDFLPNHRNIVMAGGFSGHGFKFSSAVGEVLSELILDGTSKQDLTPFKISRFC from the coding sequence ATGCTATATGATGTGGTAATTGTAGGTGCAGGCTCCATGGGCATGGCTGCGGGGTATTATTTAGCAAGGGCAGGAAAAAAGGTGCTGCTGTTAGATGCCTTTAATCCCCCACATGAGGAAGGCAGTCATCATGGGGATACACGTATTATTCGTTTTGCCTATGGTGAGGGCACAAGCTATGTACCTTTTGTGAAAAGAGCTGGCGAGCTATGGCAGGAGCTAGAAAGTTTAGTAGATGAACGCTTATTTTTACAAACAGGTGTGGTTAATATTGGCGAGCCCACAAGCTCCTCTATTCAAAATGTGAAGGCAAGTGCACAGCTCTACCATTTAGCACTTGAATGTTATTCAGCAGAGGAAGCAATGGAAAAATGGCCGGGATTAGCCCTCCCCGCAAATCTCGTCGCTTGCTTTGAACCAACAGCAGGTGTCCTCCGTGTTGAGGCATGTATACAGGCATATAAAAAATTAGCATTAGCTGCTGGTGCAACCTTGCAAACAAATGACAAGGTGCTCGCTATTCAAGCAGGTGACATTGTACATATCCAAACAGCGAATACTACCTATCAAGCAAAGCAATTAATTGTTACAGCTGGCGCATGGGCAACCGAGTTACTAGCAACTATGAATATATCAATTCCTGTTACACCAACACGTAAAACCTTTGCTTGGTTTGAAGCAGATGAACAGCTTTATCGTGATGCTGTTTTCCCAGCTTACGGGATTGAGTTAGCAGATTCTTTCTATTACGGGTTTCCAAGCATTGATGGTGTAGGATTAAAATTAGGTCGACATGATGGCGGAGAAGCGGTTGATCCAAATGAACCATTGCACCCCTTTGACGATAATGATCGTGAAGATTTACAGCAATTTATTCAGCAATTTATGCCACAGCATGGTGCATTCAAATACGGCAAAACGTGCAAATATTCCATGACACCAGATGAAGATTTTATTATTGATTTTTTACCTAACCATCGCAATATTGTCATGGCAGGGGGCTTTTCTGGGCATGGCTTTAAATTTAGTAGTGCCGTTGGCGAGGTACTTTCCGAATTAATCCTAGATGGTACAAGCAAGCAGGATTTAACACCATTTAAAATTAGTCGATTTTGTTAA
- a CDS encoding uracil-xanthine permease family protein, translating to METQHNKLANQSAKTQLTVLPHEKISFGQSALLGLQHVMAMDVYVVPFLIAMLIGLQTGQASALIQSTFIAAGLATIVQTHFCMKFPMAQGPSYVPLGAIVGIYAASGSGDLGWSTVLGASLIGAILVIILGYTGIFNKIVKIFIPPIVGGTIIFVVGLSLMPVGLSDNIFNGAGASMTQNIYLALITAGVLVLCVMLGSVFQQKGRVFRIASVIIALIAGSIAANIMGVLDLSAVSQARWFSMPQIPFADFGFSFNISAIITMIIIYIVLMAETTGTWFAISNVIDQPLTERQINRGVVGEGIGCFIASFLGSTPVTGYSTNAGVISITGVASRRVFIAVGAWFIVFGFSGKLAALISAIPSAVIGGVFVIVCGIIAISGLQVMKNEYIGEKEMYVIAIPVILTLALTVLPDDFLYSLPTTIQYLFGSPIATAALVAIILNKILPNTK from the coding sequence GTGGAAACGCAGCATAACAAACTAGCTAATCAATCAGCAAAAACACAATTGACCGTCTTACCACATGAGAAAATTTCTTTTGGTCAATCAGCACTGCTTGGCTTACAACATGTCATGGCAATGGATGTGTATGTTGTACCATTTTTAATTGCTATGTTAATTGGCTTACAAACAGGTCAAGCAAGTGCCTTAATTCAATCAACCTTTATTGCAGCAGGACTTGCGACCATTGTGCAAACACATTTCTGTATGAAGTTCCCAATGGCACAGGGTCCATCCTATGTACCACTTGGAGCCATTGTTGGAATTTATGCAGCAAGCGGCAGTGGTGATCTAGGCTGGAGTACCGTATTAGGAGCCAGCTTAATTGGGGCAATCTTGGTGATTATTTTAGGCTATACAGGTATCTTTAATAAAATTGTTAAAATATTTATTCCACCAATTGTTGGCGGTACAATTATTTTTGTTGTTGGGCTATCATTAATGCCTGTCGGATTAAGTGATAATATTTTTAATGGCGCAGGCGCATCGATGACACAAAATATCTATTTAGCATTAATTACAGCAGGTGTTTTAGTGCTTTGCGTTATGCTAGGCTCTGTTTTTCAGCAAAAAGGACGAGTATTTCGTATTGCTTCCGTTATTATCGCTTTAATCGCAGGCAGTATAGCTGCAAATATAATGGGCGTTTTAGATTTATCTGCCGTATCACAGGCACGCTGGTTTAGTATGCCTCAAATTCCATTTGCCGATTTTGGCTTTAGCTTTAATATTTCAGCAATTATTACAATGATTATTATTTATATTGTGTTAATGGCAGAAACAACAGGAACATGGTTTGCCATTAGTAATGTTATCGACCAGCCATTAACCGAGCGACAAATTAACCGTGGTGTGGTTGGTGAAGGGATTGGCTGCTTTATTGCTTCCTTTTTAGGCTCTACACCTGTTACAGGGTATTCAACAAATGCAGGCGTTATCTCGATTACAGGTGTTGCCAGCCGCCGTGTATTTATTGCTGTAGGGGCTTGGTTTATCGTATTTGGCTTCTCTGGTAAATTAGCTGCGCTTATTTCAGCTATTCCTTCGGCTGTTATTGGTGGCGTCTTTGTTATCGTCTGCGGTATTATTGCGATTAGTGGCTTACAGGTTATGAAAAATGAATATATTGGTGAGAAGGAAATGTATGTTATTGCTATACCTGTTATTTTAACATTAGCATTAACCGTCCTACCTGATGACTTCTTATATTCTTTACCGACAACCATTCAATATTTATTTGGCTCACCAATTGCAACAGCAGCTTTAGTAGCTATTATCCTGAATAAAATCTTACCAAATACTAAGTAA
- the guaD gene encoding guanine deaminase, with protein sequence MTEYTQIFKGTAFTSKSPTEIQLLKDYLFFINAEGMIEKIVAPDHADYPQLLATYQHHSNFHQLAEGQYLLPGFVDLHVHAPQWAQSGTALDIPLYDWLNTYTFPIESKFSDIAFAQEVYEDLVSTLLANGTTTSLYFATVHKEASILLAKICAEKGQRGLVGKVVMDDAEQNPDFYRDASTQAALADTEAFIVAVKELAKTTKQGVYPVVTPRFIPSCTDEALKGLGELAAKYDTHIQSHCSESDWEHGYVKERFHKNDAVALHDFGLLGDKSVMAHCNFLSDEDAQLFAETGTAIGHCPISNAYFANSVIPIARFHAMGVDIGLGTDVSGGFSPSLFDNARQAVISSRMLEDGVDTTIPAAQRGVPNSRITINEAFYLATAGGGESLSLPIGRLQENYAWDVQVIDTAIPSAKLPIFDQHEDLHDIFQKIMYLVRPENIREVWVQGNKVHTRG encoded by the coding sequence ATGACAGAATATACGCAAATATTTAAAGGAACAGCTTTTACTAGTAAATCCCCTACTGAAATCCAACTATTAAAGGACTATTTATTTTTCATTAATGCAGAGGGCATGATCGAAAAAATAGTCGCTCCTGACCATGCGGATTATCCGCAACTATTAGCTACCTATCAGCATCACAGCAATTTCCATCAATTAGCTGAGGGCCAATATCTTTTACCAGGCTTTGTCGATTTACATGTCCATGCACCACAATGGGCACAATCGGGTACAGCATTAGATATTCCACTTTATGATTGGCTCAATACCTATACATTCCCAATCGAATCCAAATTTTCTGACATAGCTTTTGCCCAAGAGGTTTATGAGGATTTAGTAAGCACATTGCTTGCCAATGGTACAACAACATCACTTTATTTTGCCACTGTGCATAAAGAAGCAAGCATCCTTTTGGCAAAAATCTGTGCGGAAAAAGGACAGCGTGGACTTGTTGGGAAAGTAGTGATGGATGATGCCGAGCAAAATCCAGATTTTTATCGCGATGCCAGCACACAAGCAGCATTAGCTGATACAGAGGCGTTTATTGTGGCTGTCAAGGAATTAGCAAAAACAACTAAGCAGGGTGTTTATCCAGTTGTTACACCACGCTTTATTCCAAGCTGTACAGATGAGGCTTTAAAGGGCTTGGGCGAATTAGCAGCGAAATATGATACACATATTCAATCGCACTGTAGCGAAAGTGACTGGGAGCATGGCTATGTCAAAGAACGATTCCATAAAAATGATGCTGTTGCCCTGCATGACTTTGGTCTCTTAGGCGATAAATCTGTTATGGCACATTGCAATTTTTTAAGCGATGAGGATGCCCAATTATTTGCTGAAACAGGGACAGCTATTGGTCATTGCCCAATCTCCAATGCTTATTTTGCTAATAGTGTTATTCCTATCGCTCGCTTCCATGCAATGGGTGTGGATATTGGCTTAGGCACAGATGTGTCAGGTGGGTTTTCTCCAAGCCTTTTTGATAATGCACGCCAAGCTGTTATCTCCTCAAGAATGCTAGAGGATGGTGTGGATACGACAATTCCAGCCGCACAGCGTGGCGTACCAAATTCACGCATTACAATTAATGAGGCTTTCTACCTTGCAACAGCAGGTGGAGGCGAAAGCTTAAGCCTTCCTATTGGTCGTTTACAGGAAAACTATGCATGGGATGTTCAGGTTATTGATACAGCAATCCCTTCTGCTAAGCTACCTATTTTCGACCAGCATGAGGATTTACACGATATTTTCCAAAAAATAATGTATCTTGTTCGTCCTGAAAATATTCGTGAAGTCTGGGTGCAGGGCAATAAAGTTCATACTAGAGGCTAA
- a CDS encoding LysR family transcriptional regulator yields the protein MNLHALRLFTKVAELNSVSKAAQALSISQPAVTIQIRNLEKELGLRLLESKGRGITLTQNGTFLFKQAQRLFDLELDIENKVAQLKNTGNEELQIISTHVPSHFLLPKWLAHFKQVHPTAHIHVKTANSQQVIEELLHYKADLGFIVKEDGHHPDITYQFLMNLDYWFIVPYQHPLAGQTVSLAKLMQQPFVSREDGSSTKEFLNALCKVHKIPPPKVGLQLDGINESIHAIAAGYGTMLAPSIAASSFIQQQQIARVFIKNMDIQRPIYLCTRKNEPLYASSFHSFLHIINESI from the coding sequence ATGAATTTACATGCATTGCGTTTATTTACAAAGGTTGCTGAGCTTAACAGCGTGTCCAAAGCAGCACAGGCACTTAGCATTAGTCAGCCCGCTGTTACCATTCAAATACGCAATTTAGAAAAGGAACTAGGCCTACGTTTATTAGAATCGAAAGGTCGAGGTATCACCTTAACGCAAAATGGAACCTTTTTATTTAAACAAGCACAGCGTTTATTTGATTTAGAATTGGATATTGAAAATAAAGTAGCACAGTTGAAAAATACAGGCAATGAGGAATTGCAAATTATTTCTACACATGTGCCCTCTCATTTTTTATTGCCAAAATGGCTGGCTCACTTTAAACAGGTTCACCCAACCGCTCATATTCATGTAAAAACGGCTAATTCACAGCAAGTTATAGAGGAACTGCTTCATTACAAGGCCGATTTAGGTTTTATTGTTAAAGAAGATGGGCATCATCCTGATATTACCTATCAATTTCTAATGAATTTAGACTATTGGTTTATTGTACCCTACCAGCACCCACTTGCAGGTCAAACGGTTTCACTGGCAAAGCTAATGCAGCAGCCCTTTGTGTCAAGGGAGGATGGTAGCTCCACCAAGGAATTTTTAAATGCTTTATGTAAAGTACATAAAATTCCACCACCTAAAGTCGGGCTGCAACTCGATGGTATCAACGAATCCATTCATGCTATTGCCGCAGGCTATGGTACGATGCTTGCCCCGTCCATTGCCGCTTCTAGCTTTATCCAGCAGCAGCAAATTGCGCGAGTTTTTATTAAGAATATGGATATTCAGCGCCCTATTTACTTATGTACACGAAAAAATGAGCCGCTTTACGCCTCCTCCTTTCATAGCTTTCTTCATATTATTAATGAATCTATCTGA
- a CDS encoding YbfB/YjiJ family MFS transporter yields the protein MNRQHMGIVFGGILLLVIAMGISRFAFTPILPFMRHDAGFSLEVAGYLASSNYIGYFIGALWAGFIARQRKTVLLVNVVINVLSVGMMGLLEVYSVWLVLRLIAGITGGIIFVLTSSIIMDYLAKQSLSRWSGYVFSGIGLGIAISGLCVPMIEKQFAWQGTWIGLGIISAIFLAITYRLWKGLGVQDSIKTKNTFDTTMVKGFMLWLILSYGLEGLGYIITGTFLVDIIHNIPSLRAYSSYSWVIVGLAAIPSAPVWTLLLEKFSAIKILMAAYILQVIGILLPVLSQTVWSVLLASFLFGLTFVGIVTLTTSYARQLFPTQSGLVVSLLTTVYAFGQIIGPIIAGQLVEVYNSYKAALVFAGAIVFLALLVMLVGKGLTMKKQAVTAISQPRS from the coding sequence ATGAATCGACAACATATGGGAATTGTTTTTGGTGGCATTTTATTACTAGTAATTGCAATGGGGATTAGTCGATTTGCTTTTACACCGATTCTACCATTTATGCGTCACGATGCAGGGTTTTCATTGGAGGTAGCTGGCTATTTAGCTTCCAGTAATTATATCGGTTATTTTATAGGGGCATTATGGGCAGGGTTTATTGCTCGTCAGCGCAAAACCGTTTTATTAGTGAACGTTGTGATCAATGTGCTATCTGTTGGCATGATGGGCTTGCTAGAAGTATATAGTGTCTGGCTTGTGCTGCGCTTAATCGCTGGTATTACAGGGGGAATTATTTTTGTTTTAACATCCAGTATTATTATGGACTATTTAGCAAAGCAATCACTATCAAGATGGTCAGGCTATGTATTTAGTGGTATTGGTCTTGGCATTGCTATTTCAGGCTTATGTGTGCCAATGATTGAAAAACAATTTGCATGGCAGGGGACATGGATAGGTTTAGGGATAATATCAGCTATTTTTTTAGCCATTACATATCGTTTATGGAAAGGCTTAGGCGTACAGGATAGCATAAAAACAAAGAATACCTTTGATACAACAATGGTAAAGGGCTTTATGCTATGGCTTATTTTATCCTATGGCTTAGAGGGATTAGGCTATATTATTACAGGTACTTTTTTAGTTGATATTATTCATAATATCCCATCTTTACGAGCTTACTCGTCATATAGCTGGGTTATTGTTGGACTAGCTGCGATTCCATCAGCACCTGTTTGGACATTATTATTAGAAAAATTTTCAGCAATAAAAATTTTAATGGCGGCATATATACTTCAAGTGATTGGCATTTTATTACCTGTATTGTCGCAAACCGTATGGAGTGTATTGTTAGCATCGTTTTTATTTGGCTTAACGTTTGTAGGCATTGTTACACTTACAACATCGTATGCACGCCAGCTATTCCCAACACAAAGTGGCTTAGTTGTGTCATTATTAACAACGGTATATGCTTTTGGGCAAATTATAGGACCAATTATCGCGGGGCAGCTTGTAGAGGTTTATAATAGCTATAAAGCGGCACTTGTCTTTGCAGGTGCAATTGTGTTCCTTGCATTGCTTGTCATGCTAGTAGGCAAAGGGCTAACAATGAAAAAGCAAGCTGTCACGGCTATTTCTCAACCACGTTCATAA
- a CDS encoding ABC transporter ATP-binding protein produces MKPTHMLQAEHLTSGYEQKTILEDVSIAIPSNKISIIIGANGCGKSTLLKTMARLIKPTGGQVVLDGKSIHQMPPKQLARVLGLLPQSPIVPEGITVADLVGRGRFPHQALFKGWSKQDYEAVAEALDMMNITEFADRNIDELSGGQRQRVWIAMALAQQTDILFLDEPTTFLDITYQVEILDLLTDLNKKHGTTIVMVLHDINLSARYADHLFALKNGHLLAEGSPKDIVTSALIKETFDLESMVIEDPVSQTPLIVPVGRYHAV; encoded by the coding sequence ATGAAACCAACACATATGCTTCAAGCTGAGCATCTAACATCTGGCTATGAGCAGAAAACCATTTTAGAAGATGTCAGCATTGCTATCCCAAGTAATAAAATTAGCATTATTATTGGTGCGAATGGTTGTGGCAAATCTACATTGCTAAAAACAATGGCACGCCTCATTAAGCCAACTGGTGGTCAAGTCGTCCTAGATGGCAAATCAATTCATCAAATGCCACCAAAGCAATTAGCGCGTGTGCTAGGGCTATTACCTCAATCCCCTATTGTGCCAGAAGGCATTACAGTGGCTGATTTAGTTGGGCGTGGTCGATTTCCTCATCAAGCATTATTTAAAGGATGGTCAAAGCAAGATTATGAGGCAGTTGCAGAGGCACTTGACATGATGAACATTACAGAATTTGCTGATCGCAATATTGATGAATTGTCAGGTGGTCAGCGCCAGCGTGTATGGATTGCGATGGCACTGGCACAGCAAACAGATATTTTATTTTTAGATGAGCCCACAACATTTTTAGATATTACATATCAGGTGGAAATTTTAGATTTGCTGACAGATTTAAATAAAAAACATGGTACAACGATTGTGATGGTACTGCATGATATTAACCTTTCCGCCCGTTATGCAGACCATCTATTTGCATTAAAAAATGGTCATTTACTGGCTGAAGGCTCACCAAAAGATATTGTAACAAGTGCGTTAATTAAAGAAACCTTTGATTTAGAGAGCATGGTGATTGAAGACCCTGTTTCTCAAACACCTTTAATTGTGCCTGTTGGTCGTTATCATGCTGTTTAA
- a CDS encoding FecCD family ABC transporter permease codes for MMNETLKSIIDGRQRRTRRFVITTSILALIAIILCGTMLMLGNTIYPVKDVIHVLLGQHIQGASFAVGTIRLPRMLAGAFAGFAFGVGGYVFQTMLRNPLANPNVIGITAGSSAAAVFCIIVLQASNTIVSIASIVGGLATVLIIYALSKGSSFSIGRLILIGIGIQAMLNAFISYLMLIGNTHDIPSAMRWLSGSLNGAKMETLYPLLIAVMIFTPILLFFGKYLEMLELGEQAATSLGIDTNKTRIILIICSVLMIALATATTGPIAFVAFLAGPIAKKLVGVGFSNILPAGLIGIILVLAADLIGQFAFTARYPVGVITGIIGAPYLIYLLIRINRKGDI; via the coding sequence ATGATGAATGAAACATTGAAATCCATAATAGACGGCAGACAACGAAGAACAAGACGGTTTGTGATCACCACTTCTATACTCGCTCTTATTGCCATCATACTTTGCGGCACAATGCTGATGCTTGGAAACACCATTTATCCTGTTAAAGATGTAATCCATGTGCTCTTAGGGCAACATATACAGGGGGCTTCCTTTGCTGTCGGCACAATTCGATTACCACGAATGCTAGCAGGTGCATTTGCTGGCTTTGCATTTGGTGTTGGCGGCTATGTTTTCCAAACAATGCTACGCAACCCTTTAGCAAACCCAAATGTCATTGGTATTACGGCTGGTTCAAGCGCGGCTGCTGTATTCTGTATTATTGTTTTACAGGCAAGCAATACGATTGTGTCCATCGCTTCCATTGTTGGCGGATTAGCAACTGTGCTTATTATTTATGCGTTATCAAAAGGCTCCTCTTTTTCAATTGGTCGATTAATTTTAATCGGGATTGGCATTCAGGCAATGCTCAATGCATTCATTTCTTATTTAATGCTAATTGGGAATACGCATGATATTCCCTCTGCGATGAGATGGTTAAGTGGAAGCTTAAATGGTGCAAAAATGGAAACACTTTACCCATTACTAATTGCAGTGATGATCTTTACACCAATCCTATTATTTTTCGGGAAATATTTAGAAATGCTTGAGCTTGGTGAACAAGCCGCTACCTCTTTAGGGATAGATACAAATAAAACGCGAATCATCTTAATTATTTGTTCTGTATTAATGATTGCACTTGCTACGGCAACTACAGGACCAATTGCCTTTGTTGCATTCCTTGCTGGGCCAATCGCTAAAAAATTAGTAGGTGTCGGGTTTTCAAATATACTTCCAGCTGGGCTAATTGGCATTATTTTAGTATTGGCTGCAGATTTAATTGGTCAATTCGCATTTACAGCTAGATATCCAGTAGGTGTTATTACAGGCATTATTGGTGCACCATACTTAATTTACTTGTTAATTCGAATCAATCGAAAGGGAGATATATGA
- a CDS encoding FecCD family ABC transporter permease — MNKLQATEQKQYFIPKHFGKVLLFLIIVLAICVIASLLFGSRTIGWIGLMDGLFHPDAQSHEASVVRQRIVRTIFSLLCGAALGVSGALMQAVTRNPIADPSILGVNTGASLFVVCGIAFLNISAASQYIWLAIAGAMITAIFVFGIGSMGASGATPLKLVLAGAATSAILSSLVVAVMIPRTNVMDQFRFWQVGSVGAGSWDAIQLFIPFLIVGMVIALFTAPALNALALGDEVATGLGVRTGTLRLFAALGGVLLCGAATALAGPIGFIGLLATHIVRLIIGPDIRFLLPMSALAGAIILTVSDVCGRLLGSPGELEVGILTAFIGAPILILITMKAKMRAL, encoded by the coding sequence ATGAATAAGTTACAAGCTACCGAACAAAAGCAATACTTTATCCCTAAACATTTTGGTAAGGTTTTACTTTTTCTTATCATTGTACTTGCGATATGTGTGATTGCTTCTCTGCTATTCGGTTCTCGTACAATTGGCTGGATTGGACTGATGGATGGTTTATTCCATCCTGATGCCCAGTCACATGAAGCCAGCGTTGTGCGACAACGAATCGTTCGAACAATTTTTAGTTTGCTATGCGGAGCGGCATTAGGTGTTTCTGGGGCACTAATGCAAGCTGTTACGCGCAATCCAATTGCAGACCCAAGTATTTTAGGGGTAAATACAGGGGCATCCCTTTTTGTCGTATGTGGGATCGCCTTTTTAAATATTAGTGCAGCCAGCCAGTATATCTGGCTAGCAATTGCTGGTGCTATGATCACAGCGATTTTTGTATTTGGTATAGGCTCTATGGGGGCAAGTGGGGCTACACCTCTAAAGCTTGTACTTGCAGGAGCTGCGACAAGCGCTATTTTATCGTCATTAGTTGTGGCGGTGATGATTCCGCGGACAAATGTCATGGATCAATTTCGGTTTTGGCAGGTTGGTAGTGTAGGTGCTGGTAGCTGGGATGCCATTCAGCTATTTATACCATTTTTAATTGTAGGTATGGTGATTGCCCTCTTTACAGCACCAGCACTTAATGCTTTAGCGCTTGGGGATGAAGTCGCAACTGGCTTAGGTGTTCGTACAGGAACATTGCGTTTATTTGCAGCACTGGGCGGTGTGCTTTTATGTGGGGCTGCTACAGCGCTAGCAGGACCAATTGGCTTTATTGGCTTATTAGCTACTCATATTGTTCGTCTTATTATTGGACCTGATATACGCTTTTTACTGCCGATGTCCGCCTTAGCAGGAGCGATTATTTTAACAGTGTCAGATGTTTGTGGACGACTTCTTGGTAGTCCCGGTGAGCTAGAGGTAGGTATTTTAACAGCCTTTATTGGCGCTCCAATCTTAATTTTAATTACAATGAAAGCGAAAATGCGTGCGTTATGA
- a CDS encoding iron-siderophore ABC transporter substrate-binding protein: MLKMKNSMLLLMLVSLLVFALAACSNSSNEDTAKKDDEQPKDNTSETTDEQQYPITIQHAFGETVIEKKPERVATIAWSNHDVALALGIVPVGFSAANYGVQDGELMLPWTAEKLKELGEENPNIYQDTDGLDFEAIADSNPDVILAAYSGITQEEYDTLSQIAPVVAYKEIPWVTSWRDQITLNSQGMGMAAEGQQLIADTEKLIQDKVNEHPEIKGKKAAFAMFSATDLSKFYIYTPADPRGEFLVELGMEYPESIKQQITDDSSFYIELSAENADALADVEIFIAYGDDTTLPALQADPILGKVPAIQNGNVVVIGDNTPLAAAGTPSPLSIAYTIDEYLSLISDVAKNVK; this comes from the coding sequence ATGCTAAAAATGAAAAATTCTATGCTGCTATTAATGCTAGTGTCATTACTCGTTTTTGCTTTAGCAGCATGCTCTAATTCTTCTAATGAGGACACTGCTAAAAAAGATGACGAACAACCGAAAGACAATACATCAGAAACGACTGATGAACAGCAATATCCAATTACGATTCAACATGCTTTTGGTGAAACAGTTATTGAAAAAAAGCCTGAGCGTGTCGCAACAATTGCTTGGTCTAACCATGATGTTGCCTTAGCACTTGGTATTGTTCCTGTAGGCTTCTCCGCAGCAAACTATGGTGTTCAAGATGGTGAATTGATGCTTCCTTGGACTGCGGAAAAATTAAAGGAGCTTGGTGAAGAAAATCCAAACATTTATCAAGATACTGATGGTTTAGACTTTGAGGCAATTGCAGACTCTAATCCAGATGTTATTCTTGCTGCATACTCTGGTATTACACAAGAGGAGTACGATACATTAAGCCAAATCGCACCCGTTGTTGCCTATAAAGAAATTCCTTGGGTAACTTCTTGGCGTGACCAAATTACATTAAATTCGCAAGGTATGGGGATGGCTGCTGAAGGTCAGCAATTAATCGCAGATACAGAAAAATTAATTCAAGATAAAGTGAATGAGCATCCTGAAATTAAAGGTAAAAAAGCAGCATTTGCTATGTTTAGCGCAACAGACTTATCAAAATTCTATATTTATACGCCTGCTGACCCACGTGGTGAATTTTTAGTGGAGCTAGGGATGGAATATCCTGAAAGCATTAAACAGCAAATTACAGATGACAGTAGCTTCTATATTGAATTAAGTGCTGAAAACGCAGATGCTTTAGCTGATGTAGAAATTTTCATTGCTTATGGAGATGATACAACTTTACCTGCATTACAAGCTGACCCAATTTTAGGGAAAGTACCTGCTATTCAAAATGGCAATGTTGTTGTGATTGGTGATAATACACCGCTTGCAGCCGCTGGTACGCCTAGCCCACTATCAATTGCTTATACAATTGATGAATACCTATCCTTAATCTCAGACGTTGCAAAAAATGTGAAGTAA